One genomic window of Leptotrichia shahii includes the following:
- the rfaE2 gene encoding D-glycero-beta-D-manno-heptose 1-phosphate adenylyltransferase, whose translation MRNEIVRLQKAGKKVVFTNGVFDILHIGHLTYLEEARNLGDVLVVGVNSDASVKVNKGDKRPINSETNRAFVLLGTKFVDYTVIFDEKTPEKLLDILKPDIHVKGGDYKKEDLPETKIVEKNGGEVKILSFVDNISTTEIINKIIEVYK comes from the coding sequence ATGAGAAATGAAATAGTGAGATTGCAGAAGGCTGGGAAAAAGGTAGTTTTTACTAACGGAGTTTTTGATATCCTGCATATTGGGCATTTGACTTATCTAGAGGAAGCCAGAAATTTAGGGGATGTTTTGGTTGTCGGTGTAAATAGCGATGCTTCGGTTAAAGTGAACAAAGGAGATAAAAGACCGATAAATAGTGAAACAAATAGAGCTTTTGTGCTTTTGGGTACGAAATTTGTGGATTATACGGTGATTTTTGATGAAAAGACACCAGAAAAACTGCTAGATATTTTAAAGCCAGATATTCACGTAAAAGGTGGAGATTACAAAAAAGAAGACTTGCCAGAAACAAAAATTGTTGAAAAAAATGGCGGAGAAGTAAAGATTTTATCCTTTGTGGATAATATTTCCACAACTGAAATTATTAATAAAATTATTGAAGTGTATAAATAA
- the tsaE gene encoding tRNA (adenosine(37)-N6)-threonylcarbamoyltransferase complex ATPase subunit type 1 TsaE: protein MKSEVLTFDKIDKLAKNLAEKLKNGGCLGLIGDLGAGKTTFTKKICECYNITENVKSPTFTYVIEYTSGDLPVYHFDVYRINDSEEIYEIGFEDYIGEDGSVVIIEWADKILDEMPEDAVFVEINHYSDEAREVAVYTLLDGEKVDFEIE from the coding sequence ATGAAAAGTGAAGTATTAACATTCGATAAGATAGATAAATTAGCAAAAAATTTAGCAGAAAAATTAAAAAATGGAGGCTGTCTGGGGCTTATTGGAGATTTGGGAGCTGGGAAGACTACGTTTACTAAAAAAATTTGTGAATGTTATAATATTACAGAAAATGTGAAAAGTCCGACATTTACTTATGTTATTGAGTATACTTCTGGAGATTTGCCTGTATACCATTTTGATGTTTACAGAATTAATGATTCTGAAGAGATTTATGAGATTGGATTTGAGGATTATATTGGGGAAGATGGAAGTGTTGTGATTATTGAGTGGGCGGATAAAATTTTGGATGAGATGCCTGAAGATGCTGTGTTTGTTGAGATAAATCATTATTCGGATGAAGCTCGAGAAGTCGCAGTTTATACGCTTTTGGATGGAGAAAAAGTAGATTTTGAAATTGAATAA
- the tsaB gene encoding tRNA (adenosine(37)-N6)-threonylcarbamoyltransferase complex dimerization subunit type 1 TsaB, which yields MLTFAMTTTTKLAGLSLYKKDKLLGEIHVEMAKTHSTTILEQIDSLLKWTGKKLDEIENVIVSIGPGSFTGVRIAISVVKGLFFGKNVNFYEVNELDALGYQGYYNLKINLENDENVKIYSLIDSRKEKIYSSAYEIFCEKAANKLELVKNYEVTKLDNVIEEIIENKQNGENNKKIYLIGDAVFNYKVKILDKLGNFVKIFEDKNLAINTMTYVQMFLDKNLRNDDVLGKNIVKKTDIFNLKPDYLEKSQAERDKK from the coding sequence ATGTTGACATTTGCGATGACGACTACGACTAAGCTGGCTGGATTATCGCTTTATAAAAAGGATAAACTTTTAGGGGAAATTCATGTGGAAATGGCAAAGACCCATTCTACCACGATTTTAGAGCAAATTGACAGTCTTCTGAAATGGACTGGGAAAAAGCTGGATGAAATTGAAAATGTGATTGTTTCGATTGGACCAGGTTCGTTTACTGGTGTTCGGATAGCAATTTCAGTTGTTAAGGGGCTTTTTTTTGGAAAAAATGTGAATTTTTATGAAGTGAATGAATTGGATGCGCTTGGATATCAAGGATACTATAATTTGAAGATAAATTTGGAAAATGATGAGAATGTGAAAATATATTCGCTGATTGATTCTCGGAAGGAAAAAATTTATTCCTCAGCTTATGAAATTTTTTGTGAGAAAGCTGCAAACAAGCTGGAATTAGTGAAAAATTATGAAGTTACAAAACTGGATAATGTAATTGAGGAAATAATTGAAAATAAACAAAATGGAGAAAATAATAAAAAAATTTATTTGATTGGAGATGCGGTTTTTAATTATAAGGTTAAAATATTGGATAAATTGGGAAATTTTGTAAAAATATTTGAGGATAAGAATTTGGCAATTAATACGATGACTTATGTGCAAATGTTTTTGGATAAAAATTTGCGAAACGATGATGTTTTAGGAAAAAATATTGTGAAAAAAACTGATATCTTTAATTTAAAGCCAGATTATCTGGAAAAATCACAGGCGGAAAGGGATAAAAAATAA